A stretch of DNA from Besnoitia besnoiti strain Bb-Ger1 chromosome II, whole genome shotgun sequence:
CGAGGAGTGCCTACAACTCCTCCATGGAGCGCGTagtgtcttcgccgcgccccctCTCACCTGCGTCTCTTGACcgacgcgcttctccgcccctTCGACGCGGAgatcgcggcggccgccttccGTCCTATTCCTCTCTGCACTCCACTgtgtcgtcgtcgtccaTCTCGTCTTCCAGATTCATGGGGCTGGCTCGCACGGCGCAGTCGCTCCaggcgcggcttctgctcaacttgcagaagaagcgcgaggatgaagaagaagagttCTACCAGCTGACCGAGCGGCAGGAGCGCGAGATCTCCACTTTGCGGCGTGAGGTCTCGGAGCTGAAGAAAGCGCTCAAGAGCCAGGAGAGTCAAGAGGAGTCTCGCCAGTCTTTCCTGCGCGAACGAGAAAACCAGTTAGCCAGCGCACTCCAggacagagagaaggcgcgcgagcgagagcggaaacggcgggaggagaaggaacaACTCGAGGACCGACTGCGAGACACCGAAGAGCGTCtgggcgagaaggagacgcttGCGAAGATGGAACGCAAGAACCTGGAGGCAGTGTGGAGGAAGCGGCTCATGAAGGAACGCGAAGTCTTCCAACACGAAGTAGAAAAACTCCTGAAAGCGAAGGAGGAGCTCGAAAACTCTCGCAAAAAACTCGCCAACCAGGTGAAGGCCCTCCGGACTCGCTtggggcgagccgcgccctACGCGGTGCCCGAACCGAAGAAGGACGGAGATCAGGCAGAAAAGGAAAGCGAAGGAAAAGCGACAGCGACCGCTGCGCCAAGTGTCGCGCAACCAGACTTTCAGACGGCCAAGACTCATGAACTGACCTCGTTTGTGGCACTTCCACCCCCGGCAGAAcgtgaagaaaaagaaactGAGAATGAAATGCATTCCCAAAAGGAACCGAAGGGAGAACGAAGAGACGTAGAAACGACGAAagagggcgagcgcctgAGCGCCAACTCCTCGTGGACAGGCGTCGCTTGCGGTGAAAAAACCGGAGTCCCTCACCGTGTTTCGGCAGACCAGGCACCAGAGTCCCCTCTGCCCGTCTCCTGTTTGGCTCACGGAGACTCGCAAAGTCAcgactctctctcttctgctccATGGACATCCGCCAAGCCATCTACAGGGCTACAAGCGGAGGATCGAACCGCCTTGACATCGCACGCGGCCGCTCACGCCTCCCCTCACGCCATCCACCCCTCTGCAAAGAGCGACAGAgacgagacgcagcagggAGATAGAGAGCTTTTGCGCTCGTTCTCCTCCCCGAGGAGACTGCCTCTCCCGATGCGGCTGCTTCGGGGCGCGAGCGAACGCGACATCACGTATGCGAGGAACCCAGACTTCCAAAGTTCGCCACCTCTGTCGTTAGCGGAGGAGCTCGCAGCTGTGGAGGAGCAAAGCAGAAGGAAAAATGatgcggaagacgcggagaagaggacgcggcgacagcggagagacCCCATAGGCGACGTGCGAGTGAGAGCCGCGGATTCGGCTCTTGGCGATGCAGACGCCACTGGGGCGACGGATATGACAAGGTTACCGGGACAGAGGGAATGCACAGAGAAAGCCAAAGCTTCTCTCCTCGGGTTCGATCCCCCGATCTGTGGAGTTGCTGCGGCCGACGCGCTGTCTGACGACACAACGACGTGctcgtttttctcgcttcccGGCAGAGACTGCGACGACGCTTTCGCGCAAATGTCGTCTCTCACGCTGTCCACGGCTTcatcttccgcgtctctgccggcagttgagaggccggcgccctTCGTTGACCTCGAGGGTCAGCAGCTCTTGAGGGAAGAGCCAAAGGCCGAAGGCGGTGGGAGCCAGCGAGAAGCGTCTGGAGCCCCTGGGGAGAAGCTGCCGCTCTTGGCGAaagcggccgcagaaggccccgccccgccgcctgtgcgtgccgcgagcgccgactCCAAGGCTGTCTCGTGCCCGCGGCGCATCCGCTCGCTTGTGTCGATTGTGCGTCTGTCCATCTTCTGGCTCTGCCCGAGAAGGAAGGATCCCGAGCTCCTGTCCGACGAAGACGTGGTCGCCCCACGAAGCCACGGGCGGGCCGCGGACTGCCAGGGCTCCGTCCCgcccgaaggcgcgcgcccgccagacgagcagcctctcctcgctgaggaggagggagaggacggagaagcagcggTATCTGGAAGCGCGGCTCTCGGGTGCCACAGAGAGGTAACCAGCGCAGTcatgcggccgcaggcgcagtgGGTGTGAAGCAACCGAGCTCTCCTCCGGCCCCGTTCGGAATTTGGTCGTCGCCAGGGGCACGTCTTTCACAGCTTGTCCCCGAGCGCTGGAGCAGGAGTGGGATCTCTGGCGACTTGTTTTTGAGtgaggggaggaggggatGAGCTGCTCTCTGCCCAAGAGACCAAGCAGTCACgtggcgccttcggcgctaAGAGCCATATTCTGAATTTTCATCCGTGCATAACGGCGGCAGGCAGCCTAGTGAGAGAGGGGACCCAGAGCGAACAGCAACAGCAGAAAAACAGCAGAGggacgcgtctgctgcgaACTCCAGCAGgtgtctctcgctgctccGCGCACCAAAAACATCCGGCAATAAACTCAAATTCAGGCCGGCGGCAGTGGCCGCAGCGTCCCCTTCGTGCCACAAGCCTTCACCATGACGAGACGCGCGTGCAGGGCATTGCCGCCGCGAGATGAAGCTAGGATTTGAAGCTCTCAGTCCGACATACGAAATATATTTATCTGTGTAACGGCGAGAGATTGCGCACGTTGCCGCGCTTCCATGCATCGTGTCAGCCGTGTGCATCTGCGGATGACGCTTCGGAGCCATTCGTGTCCGTATTTCAAATCTGCTCCAAGTGCGAATGTGAATCCGCGAAGACGAATTTTAAGTCCCCTTGCAAGGCGCCAAGCATGTCTAAGGGCCCTTGAAAGCACCTGCAGACACGTATACATGTAATTTTGCGAACGTATCGGATGGGCATGCGGGTGCCCATCCAACATGCACCCTGGGGCTTGCTAGAGCATTTCCACAAGGCGTGACCCAGATCCCTCAGCCAGCAGGCCAAAGAGAAGACTCATGCCATTGACATGTATGACTAcgcatatacgtatatacatatacgtagTCAACTCCCCTATCCTTTTTGAAGAGTCTGCGCAAGCCTCGACCGTGTACGTAGTGCCGGCTGTCGTTGGCTGGCTTCCTGTGTTTCCATATTCGTTTCGTTCCGTCTGACTTttccgtctgcgccttcccATGAGGAAGTTTCCCAAAGAGGGTGGCGGGCCTGCGTCCTTCTTCGTGCTTGCATGTCTGCTTATGTGACTTCGCAGTTCTTTTTAAAACACGCATGGACGCGTATTTTCTCTCAGAACGATAGTTacagcgcccgcagactgCGGGCTGCCATCGACTACCCACTGACGCACGAACCCGCGGTTCTTTTCATGTCGGTTGATCGCGCCCCTAGACTGTTTCGCAGGCTCGCAGCCGCCTGGTGGAGTAAGAAAACTCGACTTCTGACGTCTAGGCCTACAGACGTCCAGCGGTTGCAGAAACCGAGATGAAATACACCGCTCAACGCCTCTACGACTAGGCTACAGCCACGTCCTCCTCAGCGAGATCAAAGTGTGTCATACAACTATATGTGAATACATACGTTCCTCTCCACGCGGACACGCCTGCAGCGGTCTACTGCTAAGGCATTCCTCCAGAAGCTCTTCTGTTCGCAGCTTAGGTGCCTGGAGACGATTAGCGACACAAAACTACTTTCTTGAGGCTATCTCCGGTTCCGCGCCCGCATGCGCAAGAGCGACCCCCCGTGTCAGGACCGTGCCTCGAGGGAGTgccgaagagagaaagcTCTTGCGTGCGGCTTCTCTGTGGACAGCGGGGCGTCTGTCCGTTCGgcagagctgcagccgcgcaaaCTCCGTTCGGGGCAGAGGGGCTGGGTCAGTCTGGAGCCCTTGGCGAGGAGAGCCTCGCTGACAAATCAACAAGCCAAAACGAGTGTCGCGACCACCTCAATCGAGCCACAGAGACGTGCACATAAATTGGAACCTATGTACAGACATAGATTCGCTCCTGTAAGGACTCTCCACAGAGTCTTTGTCGGCAGCGCACACGAGAAAACCGTAGTACCTTTTCTCTGCCGGcattccttcttcgccgctctgCAGATCCCCCATTTCATCGAGTGCAACTAGCGCGCCTTTCCACTGGAGATGCTTGCATGCAGGCGCGATACGAGGGCGTCGAACCCGCGACCGACAGAACACCCAGTGCCACGCACACACATAGGCAGCTCGGTGCACATGCACAGTGAGAGGCTGAACCTACAGCCAGACCAGCGTGCCGACACACATCGCGAAAGCACTCACCACTCCATCGTGGTGATGCGGAAGACCGAGCCGTAGAACAGCGTGAGGACGGTTCCGGAGAGCGCGATAACGTTGAACGGCATGCCTGGAAAAAGGACAAACCAAAACCAGACGCACGCCGCGGGCAAAGAGCTCTTTTCTGCCTCGTGTGGCTTTCAGACGGCAGGGAGGACGCGCTTTTTCTCGTTTCTAGGGGTCAGCCGCATATCGGCTTCGAATGCGTAGAAGCTGTAGGGGTAGCACATCTCCCGTCAACGTTGTTCCACGACCTGCGCCTCCGtttctcgcttctcttccGCGCAGTGTTCGCCCCTCCGAACCCTCTATCTAAGCAGGTCCCCGCCACACCGCTCTTtgaaaccctaaaccctagagCTCCTTACTGAAATCGGGGAGAGGCAGGTGAACGATCATGCCCTCGGTAAGATGCCAGTTCCACGAGTCGCGCTGCCCCGGCGCGTAGAGCCCTTCGGCAGCGACTTCGAGAGACACATCCATGCCGCCAGACTCTGTGGCCTTTTctgccgctggaggcgcgtggGCCTGCTGCCCCTgcgtctcggcgccttcCGAGAGAccccgccgcagagggagactCGCGCACGCTGAACCCGCGCGACAAGTGAGCGGACTCGACAACAccgacgctggcggcggccagTAGAACTGCGAGCTCGGCTGCGAACGggcacacacgcagagcacacgcgggcgcatgcatgcaagtCACGACCCCGGTGAACCCCTCAGGTCTCCCTGGAGAGCAGAGTGCGTACGCGAGGGAGCCCGCTTGTCGAGCCATGACCTCCGCGGGCCTCCAGCCCCTGCCGACGCTCCCGCGCAAAGACGGAAGACTCAACAGGCTGCACAGACTGCGGAATTCAGTCCTTGAGACGGCGGGCGAGCCTCAATCCGTTTGCGTTCCCTCACGCGTGCGCGTAGGTGCCTGGAGGGGCGGGGCGTCCCCAACAGGGCTGCAAACGTGCGCCTTCGATGCTGAGGCAcatgcgcgcgtgtgcaTCTCTTTCGGAGTAGTTTCGAAACTCCCCTGCCCCTCTCGCGACAGAAAGCGCGAGAATGCACTGCGCGTCAACATCAGAGAAGGCCTCTACGCACCCCAGCACTGCGAAGAGTCGAGAcgcccctcgcctcccctccCTGAACACCCGCACTTTTAGCCCTCTATCCCCGGCGTTGCCGTTGTATCGCGCGAAACCTGTACGCTCACGGTCGCAGACACCGCCCACAGCTagccgcctgcggagaccTCTGAGAGGACAGAGGAACGCGCGGGTGCGCCCTTCGCATCTTTTCGGAGCAGCCTGAAAGTCTCCACAGagcccctcgcggcgcgccgctcaccCTGTCGAGCACAATCGCGCCGCCCACGTCCGAGCCCTTGTCGGGCGAGAAGGCAAAGCGACTCGCAGGCCAGTAACGTTTCTCCACGCCGACGCTGAACTCGAGTTGAcaacgcggaggcagcgcgaaggcgagcgagagagacgcgggcACTGGGTTCTCGATgaaggacgacgaaggcgcctgcagccgcaaattcagcgcgcgcgccgccgccgagcccgcCCGGAACGgatgcgtcgcccgcgcggagcGGAAGGCCtggagcgcgcagagagcagaggagacgaagagccgGTCCTCCaaacggcggagaagaggcaaaCTCCAGCGCGGCAGGCCGGACAGAAGCTagagcgaagccgcagactTCTCGCGTTTCCcaacggcgacgaggaagaacagccgcgcagagagaccgcgcgcagagggaccgcgcgcagagagaccgCACAGGACTGGCGAAGCTCGAGGCACTCAGCAGCGTGGATCGCTTTTCGTGAAAGTGGCACACATGCTTCCCACGAGAATGCGAAAAATGAGACGGAGTGAGGACTCCGCTGACATGTGAGTGGATCACGACATCTCATTCTTTCCCATCTGCGTTTGCGGAAAAACCTGAGTACGCGTGTTCGCCCCAGATTTTATCCCGATatctccgccgcgctcaccgcttcgcaggccgcggcgtcgccttctgcgcgcgaTTTCGATTTGAGAGGCTTCcacgagagacgcgcggtGTGCAACAGAGGGAAGATGAAGGGCGGAAAGCTGTCAAAGTACCGAATGGAGCGGCTGAGCTCGCTGCGATTGCGGAAGACCAGAAGCCACGCCCCTGAACACACACGCGGGAAAACCGGCTCAAAGCGCGTTTACGGCTGAGAAGAAAGGAATCGAGCGgacggctgcggccgcaaaAGAGATGGAAACCGACACAGCCACGGCGCGGCATCTGGAAAGACAAAAGAACGACccaagagacagagaaaaacagaagagGACCGCGTCTGCATGGACTCTGCAGGCTTACCCTCGCATCCTCCCCCCGACTTCTCGTCTAGTTACCCACCCCCTCAACCCTAGTCTGCCACTCAGCTCtagtctctctcgccggctCGCAAAACCTCGCTCACTGCCCCCCCCCTATTTTTCCCGGCGCTCGGCTTCAGGCTTCTttggcgagccgcgcctcctcctcatgTCTCACCCTCCATGCGCTCAAGCTTCGAGCTCAAAGTGCCTCTGCCGGTCTGCTGGCGCTCGATCTCCAGCGCGCTGCCACTCATGCCCGGAAAGCGAAGAATTTCAGACGCAGACCGTGgagcgtcgccctcgcggcctgcctcggcggcgaaCGCGTCGAAGATGACCAAATCTGAGGACTCGTCGACTCTGCAGCCAAGCGCGAAAAAAGCAAGCGGAAACACAGCTATTCAGCCTCTGGAGGACGTGTCCACGCAGAAAACACATTAAATACAGAGTCACCTTCGGCACCTgccgagagggagagggccGTGGCGAAGCCTGCATCTTTGCGTTCGCATGACCGAggaccctaaaccctaacaGTCTACCGCGAAAATCGGCTATTCTGTCGACTGATTTGAAACACTCTTTGCGGCGCTTACTCGTAGACGGCGAACATGgatccgccggcggccgcggcggcgctagcgagggcggcagcgtctctcTGGGCCTCTTCGTGACCCTTGCTCCCTTCCTTCTCCGGTCTGTCTCGgcctgccgcgggcgagcgcgggagtcgcagaaacacgcgcgaggcggaggccgccacgcaggagcggagcggcgcgcgggcgccttggCGGTCGACGAGGTGGAAAAGATCAGCCAGCGAGAAGGGCACTGCGAGGAGAAGCGAGCGACAGACAGGCCAGACATCGAGGGACGGCACTCGCGACCCAAGACGGGCGCCATACGCTGCGGAGCGAAACATAGCGAACCTCAGAgagcggggcggggggcggcggggatgGGGGGGGTAGGGTGGGTACGCCGGCCCGTCGGTAGGGACGCACTGAggggctcgcggccgcggcgaagcccgGCGAGAACGAAGGCTGACGCAACTAGCTTGAGCGAGTTCGCTACCGCGCGATTCAGCTCCCGGGCTGCACCGCCCTCTGCGCAGTTTTCGTACTTTTGCAGCTTTTCTCACCTTGTccggccttcggcgcctcgagCACCACCGTgaggagcgcgcggagctcgacACGCAGGAAGGCGTCGTCAGCCCCGCCGGCGTTGGCTgccgccccgcggccgcgcccgtccgcgcgcgcctcgccttcttcggtGAAGGCcaagaggcgcagcgtcttgaagggcgacgacgcgacggcCAGCGgatgcgcgagagacagcaggcCCGCCTGCGAGGAAAAGGGGTGAACGCAGAATAGAATGCGTCTTCGCGACGCAGACAACAAACTGTAGACGAAGAGATGGATATGCTCAGGAGGCTGGCCGTGCCGCGCACCAGAAACTTGCAAAAGGACTCGCCGGCGCCTATGGACCCCAGGAAAGGCACAGCGCGATCCCCGAAGAAACGGATAGAGGAGAAATGAAGTCAACCCAACTGAAACATGTGAATCCAGGCAGAGATCACTGCATGATAAGCATATGGATTCTGGCATACACTGAGTGCAGATGACTGCAGTCGCACAGTTCTCTTCACGTCACACGGGAATACGTCTACATATAAGcaaatagatatatatatatatgcagtgatacatacatatatgtgtgaGTACATATGACGGCATACAGCCATAGCGTTCGAGCATAGTAGACCCCAAGCAGGGCAAAACTTTCAAGTTATAATAACCCATTCACTGACAACATGGAGTCCTAAAATGTGGTCGCATCACCACTCGGGTACTGAAAGCTCgacgcgcgtcctcgtctcgcATTTTCTGCGTGCGCACCCGGCGCCTGCACGCGACATACTTCTCCTCGACAGGGCaagagctcgcgcagcgaacTCAGGTTCTCTGTGCAGGCGACTTCCACCGGCGAAGCCGCAACTTGGAGCTTCCAGGGCGCCTTCACGTCTCCTTCgtcggccgcggctgcagcaccgCCCCAGTcagccagcgcgccgcgcgcaccgTCGAACCCCGCGAGCACGGCAGCCGAGAGCGCGTATCCCAGGTCTTCGTTTTTCAGCATCGAGAAGGCGGTGCACATCACGCCGCCCAGCGAGTGCGTCAGCAGCGACCAAGTTCTGCAGACGGGCGCGCACGAACCCACGGCAGTGTCTAGAGTTTACGATTTTCGAtcagcgacagcgaagccaaagacgagaaaaaaagaccCCAGTCGTCCTCCTTCGGAGAGCTCTACACTCCGCAGGTCGCCGCGCACCGGGCAGCGCCTCAGCGACGCATGTCCATCCCAGCGCTTTACTCTCTCTCTTTGGATAGGACCGAGGGGGGTGAAAAGCGCACGACATGAGATGCGGCACTGCGTATCTATCCGCACTCAGACTCGCTGAGAACCCGAGTCTCTGCCTCTGAAGCTCGACGACCCGCTCACACGCCCGCCCGCGAGACGCCCAGGCGAGCAGGCCGCCAGGCTTCGGCGGCTGCTCAGCGCCGATCCTcagcctcgcctgcagcccctACATGAAAGGTGAATCACTcacgcgaagagcgcgaaaCGCCTCCTGGCTGATGGAGTCAACTTCACGGCGGGGAAGCGCCTCACCTCTGCGAGTCGTAGAGCGGATTCgtggagagcgccgcgcgcaggagggcgccggGCGGCTTCACCGGCGTCGGAGGCGGGCCCCACGCGGCCTCAGGCCACCTGCCCTGCGTGAGCGAGGCGTCGAAGAAGAGAATGGGTGGCGGCAACGACGCAGGCAgggccgcagacggcgaggcgaggagagacacgTCCTGCTGAAGGTGCAGCGTCAGCAGCTTTCCGATCTCCTTGGGAAAGATGTCGTAGTGCTGATGCCGCGTGATCGCTGCCTTCTCCGAAGCGAGCGCTGCAACAAGCAGGGCAACGAAGGGAACCGTctggcgaagaaggagacactCCCGCTGAAAAAGGCCCGGGTGCTCGAGAGGCGGGCTCAGAAGGAAACAAGTCCATCCGATCTAGGAACGTCTTCAGTCTCATATGCATGTACATCACTGTGGAGGAAGCCCCACAGTCTTCACACACGCAAAACGCAAAACAGGCAAGACGGTTCGCTGCGAAGCCAGGAGTGTTTATAGATCTATACGCGCACAGCGGCGAAGGAATACGCCCACCGAGTGCTCTCTGGTTCCCTGCGACACCCATTCCGGCGTGCATGTatgcgccgcgaggcgccgaagaagtCAGCACGCTTCGTCCTCTcagcgcgagacgaagcgcagCTTACGGATCTTGGTCTTCAGCCGGAAGTCGAAGTGTGCCACAAAGAGACTTTCGTTCTTCAGGCTCTGCAAATAGAGATTCTCGGTGAAGACATCCAGATCCTCGTTTATCGCTGCGTCCTTCTGCgcagcgtcgtctgcctggTGGGATTGCGCGGGGCGTCCCCCATCCTTTTGCGCGCTCTCTTCTTGAGAACGGTGCTGCGTGGCTCCCCCtcgtttctcttcctcctccatTTTCTCTCCCCTGGCCGCGACGtccgcctccacggcgcccctggaggcggcggagcccgaaGTATCCTTTTCGAGGGGCAGGTCCCTGTCCGCGCCACCGGCCCGGCGAgtcggcgcgggaggcgcgtcggcgcggacgTCGCAGAGCCCAAGAGacacgagaaggagaagcgaggaggcgaggagtaagaacgaggagagacgaccagctcgcgcgcgcggccctcgCATGCCTCGCAGCCGGTGCCAGCCAGCGATGGGGACGCCAGAAAACAGGCCGGAACAAGAGAAAAGAGCAGCGACACGAACCCCCGAGAGAGACGGGGGAGCAGACCaagaaagagaggacgcagatGGGGGAGAGGAGGTTCCCTGCATATCCtcggagcgaggcgaggcacagTCTGTGAAGTGGATAGACTTCATCGTTACCGTTGTGTtgcgagacagaagaagaagggatGTCGTGGAAACTAAGAGACCGGGCTCTCTCGAGACCCGGTCGCCGACTCTCTTACAGCCGAAGTAACTGGGAGAGGACTGAAGATTGCTCGTTCATCTTTCGCCCTCGATCGCCCGCATGCGCATGTGACCCGGCTCTCTCGTGCtaaagagagaagagagcaaTGCTCGTAAAACCCCACTGACGGGTGGCCGATGTGCTTGAGGAAGCAGACACATAAATGCCTATGTGCGCGGATGCATGATTGCACACTTGCACAGTTAGACGCTTCGGGTGATACGGAGAGGAACAGAAGAGACGAAAAAGCCTCGATACGATACGTGCACCCGTCTCCGGGTACGTCCGGCTAGAATGGATGCTGGATGGGCAAACAAACACGGACGCGGACTTCTTTGGCTCTTGGTCTAACCGCAGACGATAATCTGTACTCTGGGGCTTCGGGGGAGAATGGGGACACGGAGGAGATGCCGCGCGCTTCGTAGGCATCTCTGTCTTTGGCAGCCCGCTAGGTAGAGCCACGTGTTGATGTATGAGCTTTAGTGAGATTCTCAGTGGAAACTGCGCAGACGAATTTCCCCATAGGGAGCtcagaggagaggcgagaaaagtcgccgtcgccggcgcacgTCACTTGACAAGGAACGATGACGAGAGACACTCCTTCACGGTAACGGAAAAAGGTAGCACGGCGAATCAGCGCGGATTAACCATTGCCACATTTCGGGGAGTTTCAGTTTCGATAACGCATCCGCCATCGAAGGAAGATCGACCTTGCTTCCCTCGCTTGTCTTGCATCTTGTAACACCGTCGGCCTgcggtgtctgtacaccggGTCTCTGCGGGTCAGGTGGACGTACACCAGAGGCGCGGTTTGCGCAGGAGCCTGGGGGAGCTCGCAGTCAATCGAGAAAAAGGACCGGATCAAATTCGGCTTTTTTGACTCAGTTGcatttcttctttctcttttttaCACGCGCAAGCTTCTCCGCTTCGGTCGCGGGAGAGACCGGTGGCCACGAGACATGAACGCTCCCAGGGGAATCGGACCGCCGAGCGTCAAGCGCGCCGAGTGTTCCGCACTCGGCACGCACACGTTTGCGCACACAGCCGAGTGTCAAGTTTTACGCTTAAGTTCACTGATTGACGCGAAGCCGGAGGGTAACCCGCCACATAACGCCACGCAGAATCTTTAGCCACTTTGACTTTGTTATGAAGCATGCAAAAGGCATCCTGTTTTCTGACATTGTTTCCCTAGATCGTTCTCGGGTTTCTTCGAGTTTTTTTCCGTTTGGAAAACGACCCAGGTGACCAAAAATCCGCGAGGCTTGTCGATAGGGTTACCGTTCCGTAGCTTTACCGCCTGTATTTCCTTCGGCTCGGAGAAACGCGCGAGTATTTTGCTTGACAGACAGACTAATTTGTCGAATTCGTGCTTGTCTGATCTCCCTTGTCTTTTTGAGACGGGGGCTTCCTCCTTTCCGTCGGATTTTGACGGCTACCAGCGGTGCCTCGGTTTTCGCAGTGCCGCGCGTCATCGGCGTTCCGTGTGGCCTTTCTCCGTGAGGCGTGAGCAAACAGAGGAGTCATTTGATCGTATCTCCGAGCGCGCTTCGCTGACATTCAGGCTCGCGGAAAACCGCGGAAACTTGCTTCTTTCGCTCCCCAGTCTTCTGGGATTGACGTCACCTCCGGCGTGCGCACAGCCGCGCCGGGCCGACTGCGTAAGAATCAAAAACTTTCGCATCTGCAGGTTCCATCAAGTGCTGCTCCTTGGCCAAACAACTAAGAGACGCATGtctgcgtgcctctctctctcgttctctctcgtAAGTGTGGCCCCGCCTGCGAGCGAACCGTGGACTAGCCAAGGGACAGCGGGGCGACCCTAACCCAAAATCCAAGTTGGC
This window harbors:
- a CDS encoding hypothetical protein (encoded by transcript BESB_040520), with translation MTAPPPPNTGGTSGAVHDRAGPFSPALKPGLGSCASCVHFSCSSYSTTAPPTPPASSYSLPRFCGLPPAPRPGCASPRQMRAAPVSAAARPPQFAARSAPILRASSSESSVPPVCASVPPLAPWSPPLGSAPARNGGFEKNPFALTGALFLGWGGDESRGVNSDDQQREEGRRPFEEGSRHVRLTADASQRGRSADVPARRTGASLVLLSAGKETNALSAEALESGELERKRSASQGGGGCYGPAHAGGERAAAPRTDAQPTSASQMQLRIEEKVKLQFLKLTDGYASQRPAARLLSKHQTSGRSPQHAAARGSTAASPFAFPALSPLPPTAAFLHEKVQQEVHRTTSLPAPSFARASRRPSLSSFSEAAAKHPESSLASQSVDASPTSPRGSIRTEQTLLSSCSSVCSCTEAFPLSAASPLPGQEAPEAERQSCKTEAGSGEESQQESKSELRPTLVGDGEKGETKNLKQPGEGSEEYTRAGSLRESIETERTSHRPLEGVVRTGTAEQAPGRESRDPKEPVQDTPGSESGHQAENASLGLQADKKSLSRSPLSRPAAHSYSSASLPFSASSSSSQYDARSPSHAPSSWDEEESGFCSLPARREDRDADALARSAYNSSMERVVSSPRPLSPASLDRRASPPLRRGDRGGRLPSYSSLHSTVSSSSISSSRFMGLARTAQSLQARLLLNLQKKREDEEEEFYQLTERQEREISTLRREVSELKKALKSQESQEESRQSFLRERENQLASALQDREKARERERKRREEKEQLEDRLRDTEERLGEKETLAKMERKNLEAVWRKRLMKEREVFQHEVEKLLKAKEELENSRKKLANQVKALRTRLGRAAPYAVPEPKKDGDQAEKESEGKATATAAPSVAQPDFQTAKTHELTSFVALPPPAEREEKETENEMHSQKEPKGERRDVETTKEGERLSANSSWTGVACGEKTGVPHRVSADQAPESPLPVSCLAHGDSQSHDSLSSAPWTSAKPSTGLQAEDRTALTSHAAAHASPHAIHPSAKSDRDETQQGDRELLRSFSSPRRLPLPMRLLRGASERDITYARNPDFQSSPPLSLAEELAAVEEQSRRKNDAEDAEKRTRRQRRDPIGDVRVRAADSALGDADATGATDMTRLPGQRECTEKAKASLLGFDPPICGVAAADALSDDTTTCSFFSLPGRDCDDAFAQMSSLTLSTASSSASLPAVERPAPFVDLEGQQLLREEPKAEGGGSQREASGAPGEKLPLLAKAAAEGPAPPPVRAASADSKAVSCPRRIRSLVSIVRLSIFWLCPRRKDPELLSDEDVVAPRSHGRAADCQGSVPPEGARPPDEQPLLAEEEGEDGEAAVSGSAALGCHREVTSAVMRPQAQWV
- a CDS encoding hypothetical protein (encoded by transcript BESB_040530): MKSIHFTDCASPRSEDMQGTSSPPSASSLSWSAPPSLSGVRVAALFSCSGLFSGVPIAGWHRLRGMRGPRARAGRLSSFLLLASSLLLLVSLGLCDVRADAPPAPTRRAGGADRDLPLEKDTSGSAASRGAVEADVAARGEKMEEEEKRGGATQHRSQEESAQKDGGRPAQSHQADDAAQKDAAINEDLDVFTENLYLQSLKNESLFVAHFDFRLKTKIPLASEKAAITRHQHYDIFPKEIGKLLTLHLQQDVSLLASPSAALPASLPPPILFFDASLTQGRWPEAAWGPPPTPVKPPGALLRAALSTNPLYDSQRTWSLLTHSLGGVMCTAFSMLKNEDLGYALSAAVLAGFDGARGALADWGGAAAAADEGDVKAPWKLQVAASPVEVACTENLSSLRELLPCRGEAGLLSLAHPLAVASSPFKTLRLLAFTEEGEARADGRGRGAAANAGGADDAFLRVELRALLTVVLEAPKAGQVPFSLADLFHLVDRQGARAPLRSCVAASASRVFLRLPRSPAAGRDRPEKEGSKGHEEAQRDAAALASAAAAAGGSMFAVYEVDESSDLVIFDAFAAEAGREGDAPRSASEILRFPGMSGSALEIERQQTGRGTLSSKLERMEGAWLLVFRNRSELSRSIRYFDSFPPFIFPLLHTARLSWKPLKSKSRAEGDAAACEAAFRSARATHPFRAGSAAARALNLRLQAPSSSFIENPVPASLSLAFALPPRCQLEFSVGVEKRYWPASRFAFSPDKGSDVGGAIVLDRPSSQFYWPPPASVLSSPLTCRAGSACASLPLRRGLSEGAETQGQQATESGGMDVSLEVAAEGLYAPGQRDSWNWHLTEGMIVHLPLPDFSMPFNVIALSGTVLTLFYGSVFRITTMEW